In Patescibacteria group bacterium, the following are encoded in one genomic region:
- a CDS encoding ABC transporter permease subunit, producing the protein MVKEFFILVWRTIKDRKITIIVYCLAVIAFLWMYVGLFPAFRDQSATFNEMMKSYPQDFMKAFGVENIDMSSLESFLAMEQFGIIWPLMVSFLMISLAGIMLAGEIEKGTSELLLSRPVSRQQIFWSRYLVGIAVLIVFVFCSVMAVIPFAKIYKVDYLINNFWTMSMACFLFGWAIFSIAFMFSAIFSERSRVYMLAGGLLVLMYVIKIISSLKESLENLKYFSFFYYYDANRALVENIIDGKSWVVFMSVAVVCTVIGMVVFRKRDVAV; encoded by the coding sequence ATGGTAAAAGAATTTTTCATTTTAGTTTGGCGGACAATTAAAGATCGCAAAATAACGATCATTGTTTATTGTTTGGCAGTAATTGCATTTTTATGGATGTATGTTGGTTTGTTTCCAGCATTTCGTGATCAGTCAGCAACTTTTAATGAAATGATGAAAAGTTATCCGCAGGATTTCATGAAAGCTTTTGGAGTGGAAAATATTGATATGAGTTCTTTGGAAAGTTTTTTGGCAATGGAGCAATTTGGAATAATCTGGCCTTTGATGGTTAGTTTTTTGATGATTTCTTTGGCTGGAATAATGTTGGCTGGAGAAATAGAAAAGGGAACTTCCGAATTATTATTATCTAGGCCTGTATCTAGGCAACAAATTTTTTGGTCGCGGTATTTGGTTGGGATTGCTGTTTTGATAGTTTTTGTTTTTTGTTCAGTAATGGCAGTAATTCCTTTTGCGAAAATTTATAAGGTTGATTATCTAATTAATAATTTTTGGACAATGTCTATGGCTTGCTTTTTGTTTGGTTGGGCGATTTTCAGCATTGCTTTTATGTTTTCAGCTATTTTTTCAGAGAGAAGCAGAGTTTATATGTTGGCAGGTGGCTTGTTAGTTTTGATGTATGTGATAAAAATAATTTCTTCTTTGAAAGAAAGTTTGGAAAATTTGAAATATTTTTCTTTTTTCTATTATTATGATGCTAATAGGGCATTGGTGGAGAATATAATTGATGGCAAATCTTGGGTTGTTTTTATGAGTGTTGCTGTTGTTTGTACTGTGATTGGGATGGTGGTGTTTAGAAAGAGGGATGTGGCGGTGTAG
- a CDS encoding thermonuclease family protein: MKKIIFIISLFVLFFGFYFVDAKKHKVVQVLDGNTIKVNIHGKIKSVKLIGIDAPKIKSFGKSDECFGKEALSYLKSKIENKRVKILKDSDGRKIDNKGFLLRYVYLGEKNISAKILKDGYVYVYTGYHFSKVKRFKKLEKYARNNERGLWNISTCDGQREIPVKEPVKVISHIYYTSSYYTARYYYCDTDDAWKGLSPTYLRSFNSVEELLRNFPGRILHQPC; this comes from the coding sequence ATGAAAAAAATTATATTTATTATATCTTTATTTGTGTTATTTTTTGGTTTTTATTTTGTTGATGCGAAGAAGCATAAAGTTGTACAAGTGCTTGATGGTAATACAATCAAAGTTAATATTCATGGTAAGATCAAATCTGTAAAACTTATTGGTATTGATGCGCCGAAAATTAAAAGTTTTGGAAAATCAGATGAATGTTTTGGTAAAGAAGCATTAAGCTATTTAAAATCTAAAATTGAAAATAAGAGAGTAAAGATTTTGAAAGATTCTGATGGGCGTAAGATTGATAATAAAGGATTCCTTTTGCGTTATGTTTATTTGGGTGAAAAAAATATTAGTGCAAAAATACTTAAAGATGGTTATGTTTATGTTTATACTGGTTATCATTTTTCTAAAGTTAAAAGATTTAAAAAATTAGAAAAATACGCTCGCAATAATGAAAGAGGATTATGGAATATTAGTACATGTGATGGTCAAAGAGAGATACCTGTAAAAGAACCGGTAAAAGTAATTAGTCATATTTATTATACGAGTTCTTACTATACTGCTAGATATTATTATTGTGATACTGATGATGCATGGAAAGGATTATCGCCGACATATTTAAGATCTTTTAATTCTGTTGAAGAATTATTGAGAAATTTTCCAGGCAGAATATTACACCAACCTTGTTAA
- a CDS encoding lipocalin-like domain-containing protein, protein MEKQKDKKNLLKCLFSGFIIIGVVVIIFGNNNFNRLKPNMDSASNEIDEQSKKDIYNVLWQKDISKWPEGLPQELDEKKLSSISPKTFGEEVFTMLQDVKTKTIPLVQRNPKGYDELSKLSENGFNTRAAYTLGGLMGPDYFNGYDGMKSINKLEFPRDYGMHENFQFGWNFMSLNLKDQNGNDIDVLINYFTRAIYPPDIAKKMGLSEIDNQVVEQIVGVGYSDRNLHFQAANPVISGKTGLVEFGSQPYEIKFGNNEVKSINKDSFLPYTVKIYDPETDLKIDLTFEQTKPMFLEGDEGKDPSMYNLGTWYYSIPNLKVSGTVNYAGDDRNVEGKGWFDNQWTAGVMPPGYPDNYYIRGLSNIATVAKNKVSPGWAWDWTEVQFDNNTEITLSKMHSPYAQDLKNHGETPPANTEAEATGKFIDTDGTATDISANVTINKWFKSPNSGAWYPDGWEVTVSEKNMTFTMTPTSPNQLFTTATGAEFREGGVKVTGKMGDTKLAGYGFGEGTAYSGLDYTFSKQFETLGVEDSPQNIALFSPSVPSIWLFVQSILLYLVSLILIAWLLIIIIHAISKKFHKRN, encoded by the coding sequence ATGGAAAAACAAAAAGACAAGAAAAATTTGTTGAAATGTTTATTTTCCGGCTTTATTATCATCGGAGTTGTTGTCATAATATTTGGCAATAATAATTTCAACAGATTAAAACCGAATATGGATTCAGCATCAAATGAAATCGACGAACAAAGCAAAAAAGATATTTATAATGTTCTTTGGCAGAAAGACATTTCTAAGTGGCCAGAAGGTCTTCCTCAAGAACTAGATGAAAAAAAATTATCCTCTATTAGTCCAAAAACATTTGGTGAGGAAGTTTTTACTATGCTTCAAGATGTTAAAACAAAAACAATTCCTTTAGTTCAAAGAAATCCAAAAGGTTACGATGAATTATCTAAGCTTTCGGAAAATGGATTTAATACAAGAGCAGCCTATACATTGGGAGGATTAATGGGGCCTGATTATTTTAACGGATATGACGGGATGAAAAGCATTAATAAATTAGAATTTCCTCGAGATTATGGAATGCATGAAAATTTTCAATTTGGATGGAATTTTATGTCCCTTAATCTCAAAGATCAAAATGGTAATGATATTGATGTACTCATTAATTATTTTACCAGAGCAATATATCCACCTGACATTGCTAAAAAAATGGGCCTCTCGGAAATTGATAATCAAGTTGTCGAACAAATTGTAGGTGTAGGGTATTCTGATAGAAATTTGCATTTTCAAGCTGCGAATCCGGTAATTTCAGGGAAAACTGGTTTAGTTGAATTCGGAAGTCAGCCATATGAAATAAAATTTGGAAATAATGAAGTTAAAAGTATTAACAAAGACTCATTTTTGCCATATACCGTCAAAATATATGATCCAGAAACTGACCTTAAAATCGATTTAACGTTTGAACAAACAAAACCAATGTTTTTAGAAGGTGATGAAGGCAAAGACCCAAGTATGTATAATCTTGGTACATGGTATTATTCAATCCCAAATCTAAAAGTAAGCGGCACAGTTAATTATGCTGGAGATGATAGGAATGTAGAAGGCAAGGGATGGTTTGATAATCAATGGACTGCAGGAGTTATGCCTCCAGGATATCCTGATAATTATTATATTCGTGGACTTTCAAACATAGCAACTGTAGCAAAAAACAAAGTATCTCCGGGATGGGCTTGGGACTGGACAGAAGTTCAGTTTGACAATAATACCGAGATTACCCTTTCCAAAATGCATTCACCGTACGCACAAGACTTAAAAAATCATGGTGAAACTCCCCCAGCAAATACGGAAGCGGAAGCTACTGGCAAATTCATTGACACTGATGGCACAGCAACAGATATCAGCGCTAATGTAACAATTAATAAATGGTTTAAAAGTCCGAATTCTGGCGCATGGTATCCCGATGGTTGGGAAGTTACAGTATCAGAAAAAAATATGACTTTTACTATGACCCCAACTAGCCCTAATCAATTATTCACTACTGCCACAGGAGCCGAATTTCGCGAAGGTGGTGTAAAAGTTACCGGCAAAATGGGCGACACTAAACTTGCTGGCTATGGTTTTGGAGAAGGAACAGCTTATTCAGGACTAGATTATACTTTTTCTAAACAATTTGAAACTCTAGGGGTTGAAGATAGTCCTCAAAATATTGCATTATTTTCTCCATCAGTTCCAAGTATATGGCTTTTTGTCCAAAGCATTCTTTTATATCTAGTATCTCTCATTTTAATTGCTTGGCTTCTAATTATAATTATTCATGCGATTTCAAAAAAATTTCATAAGAGAAATTAA
- a CDS encoding GIY-YIG nuclease family protein → MYYLYILECADKTLYTGIATDLKRRLLEHNSSKLGAKYTCARRPVKLVYSKKFKTRSKACIEEARIKKLKKIEKMELIHRGSIY, encoded by the coding sequence ATGTATTATCTTTATATTTTAGAATGTGCTGACAAGACTTTGTACACTGGGATTGCAACAGATCTGAAGCGGAGATTGCTTGAACATAATAGTTCTAAGTTAGGGGCGAAATATACGTGTGCAAGGAGGCCCGTTAAGTTAGTTTATTCAAAAAAATTTAAAACTAGATCAAAGGCTTGTATTGAAGAGGCGAGGATTAAAAAGCTAAAAAAAATTGAAAAAATGGAATTGATTCATAGGGGTTCAATATATTGA
- a CDS encoding nicotinate phosphoribosyltransferase encodes MLKHHFFTPEYMNVFDLDQIYMTSSMWYDTKMKDTWATFDLIVRDMPKNRNFLIFAGLEEMATHLQNWKYTNEQIAMLKKMELISDTFAKFLKTVKFEGDVYAMPEGSIFFNNEPIVRITAPLIQGNLLTAFMMTCLSSNTIYSSKFVRSVIAAKDKNVIGPSPVRAHGFESAFKAQRSAYIVGSKQVPSPVVRNFLNIPMGDNATIAYHAFVNSYESEQEAMQVAADHAKVDLSLMVDTYDYDKGIKNAIVIGKQYEKMGKSLKIVVDSGDLYENVVKVKRKIDEAGLKNIRIVVASNLDEYKITDLMKKKIPANTFIVCTEALTSSDDPKLEVVYKISEIIEKDGRIINKMKLSPGKMSFPGRKQVYRKFKNSHFEKDIIGLEGEKGLGEPLLRPIFKKGKLVYNLPSVIKIRDYVSEQLKQMPEKYLEIEKTYKYPVEISEKLQKLIIETKKEIQAK; translated from the coding sequence ATGTTGAAACATCATTTTTTTACGCCAGAATACATGAATGTTTTTGATTTGGATCAGATCTACATGACGAGCTCAATGTGGTATGACACAAAAATGAAAGATACTTGGGCGACTTTTGATTTGATTGTTAGAGATATGCCGAAGAATCGTAATTTTTTGATTTTTGCTGGTTTGGAGGAGATGGCAACTCATTTACAAAATTGGAAATACACAAATGAACAAATTGCGATGCTTAAAAAAATGGAATTAATTTCTGATACGTTTGCTAAATTTTTGAAAACGGTCAAGTTTGAAGGTGATGTTTATGCAATGCCAGAAGGAAGTATTTTTTTTAATAATGAGCCAATAGTTAGAATTACCGCTCCTCTGATTCAAGGAAATTTATTGACGGCTTTTATGATGACTTGCTTGAGTTCTAATACTATTTATTCTTCGAAATTTGTAAGATCAGTAATCGCTGCCAAAGATAAAAATGTAATCGGTCCAAGTCCAGTTAGAGCCCATGGATTTGAATCTGCTTTTAAAGCGCAAAGGAGTGCTTATATTGTTGGTAGTAAGCAAGTACCTTCTCCAGTTGTCCGAAACTTTTTAAACATTCCGATGGGCGATAATGCAACAATTGCTTATCATGCTTTTGTCAATTCTTATGAATCTGAACAAGAAGCGATGCAAGTTGCCGCAGATCATGCTAAAGTTGATCTTTCTTTGATGGTTGATACTTATGATTATGATAAAGGAATAAAAAATGCAATTGTAATTGGAAAACAGTATGAAAAAATGGGCAAGAGTTTGAAAATTGTTGTAGATAGTGGTGATCTGTATGAAAACGTAGTGAAGGTTAAGAGAAAGATTGATGAGGCAGGCTTAAAAAATATAAGAATTGTTGTTGCGAGCAATCTAGATGAATACAAAATTACTGACTTGATGAAAAAGAAAATTCCAGCGAATACTTTTATTGTTTGTACAGAAGCTTTGACTTCTTCAGATGATCCTAAATTAGAAGTTGTTTATAAAATATCTGAAATAATAGAAAAAGATGGTAGGATAATTAATAAAATGAAATTATCGCCAGGCAAAATGAGTTTTCCAGGAAGAAAACAAGTTTATCGTAAATTTAAAAATAGTCATTTTGAAAAAGATATTATTGGATTAGAAGGCGAAAAAGGATTAGGTGAGCCATTATTAAGACCAATATTTAAAAAGGGAAAATTGGTTTATAATTTGCCAAGTGTTATAAAGATTAGAGATTATGTTTCCGAACAATTAAAGCAAATGCCAGAGAAATATTTAGAAATAGAAAAAACTTATAAATATCCAGTTGAAATTAGTGAAAAATTGCAGAAATTAATTATTGAAACAAAAAAGGAAATACAAGCGAAATAA
- a CDS encoding response regulator transcription factor, with product MRILVIEDDRKIANAIKKGLEQESYAVDAVFDTKDDKLGLALLINYDLIILDRMLPGISDGLNICRKLRKEGKKMPILILTAKDKINERVEGLDAGADDYLIKPFAFEELLARVKALLRRPNQSLNQILRAGDLSLDLQNFKVMRKNIEIKLSSTEFKLLEYLIRNKGRILTKDNIMEHVWDYDAEILPNTVEVFIGYLRNKIDKPFSSLSHLQTIRGFGYKIE from the coding sequence ATGAGAATATTAGTTATTGAAGACGATCGCAAGATCGCTAATGCCATAAAAAAGGGTTTAGAGCAAGAATCATATGCAGTTGATGCTGTTTTTGATACAAAAGATGATAAATTGGGTCTGGCATTGCTAATCAATTATGATTTGATAATTTTGGATCGAATGTTGCCTGGTATTTCTGATGGCTTGAATATTTGTCGAAAATTAAGAAAAGAAGGCAAAAAAATGCCGATTTTAATTTTGACTGCAAAAGATAAAATTAATGAAAGAGTGGAAGGACTAGATGCTGGTGCAGATGATTATTTAATTAAGCCTTTTGCTTTTGAAGAATTATTAGCAAGAGTGAAAGCATTATTAAGACGTCCAAATCAAAGCTTGAATCAAATTCTAAGAGCAGGTGATTTGTCATTAGACTTACAAAATTTTAAAGTAATGCGAAAAAATATCGAAATAAAATTGTCGAGTACTGAATTTAAATTATTAGAATATCTAATTAGAAATAAAGGCAGAATTTTGACGAAAGATAATATAATGGAACATGTGTGGGATTATGATGCTGAGATTTTGCCAAATACGGTAGAAGTATTTATTGGTTATTTGCGCAATAAAATTGATAAACCGTTTTCATCTTTAAGTCATCTTCAGACAATTCGAGGTTTCGGATATAAAATTGAGTAA
- a CDS encoding HAMP domain-containing sensor histidine kinase — MTFKSAYLKLTAFYVLIVMIISIFFSVVLYRISSNELNERLRQQMQNFQELQFFEGSMNYINSFELMRLQQLAQANHNLKFFLIYFNFFILAVSFGLGYFLAQRTLKPIKQMMESQNRFTADASHELRTPLTAMKSEIEVNLRDNNLSLENAKKLLRSNLEEVEKLENLSRSLLKLANYESNKNLIITNVALEDIIAESYLRVEKLAKEKQITFENDLKNIKVNGNRDSLIQLFKILLDNAIKYSKPNSKIFILMDKVKNDAIIKVRDQGMGIKEEELKHIFDRFYRTDLSRSKEKNNGYGLGLSIAMQIVKLHNGKISVESQIEQGSEFTVILPI; from the coding sequence ATGACATTTAAATCTGCTTATCTAAAATTAACGGCATTTTATGTTCTGATTGTAATGATAATCAGTATTTTTTTTAGTGTTGTTTTATATCGGATTTCTTCAAATGAATTGAATGAGAGATTGAGACAGCAAATGCAAAACTTTCAAGAATTGCAGTTTTTTGAAGGAAGTATGAATTATATTAATAGTTTTGAATTAATGAGATTGCAGCAGTTAGCACAAGCAAATCATAATTTAAAATTCTTTTTAATTTATTTTAATTTTTTTATTCTGGCTGTATCTTTTGGTTTGGGATATTTTTTAGCCCAAAGAACATTAAAACCAATCAAACAAATGATGGAATCGCAGAATAGATTTACAGCTGATGCATCTCATGAATTAAGGACTCCTTTAACTGCGATGAAATCTGAAATTGAAGTTAATTTGCGAGATAATAATTTGAGTTTAGAAAATGCTAAAAAATTATTAAGAAGTAATTTAGAAGAAGTGGAAAAGTTGGAAAATTTATCTAGGTCATTATTAAAATTGGCAAATTATGAAAGTAATAAAAATTTAATAATTACAAATGTGGCTTTAGAAGATATTATTGCAGAAAGTTATTTACGTGTAGAAAAATTGGCAAAAGAAAAGCAGATTACTTTTGAAAATGATTTGAAAAATATAAAAGTTAATGGCAATAGAGATTCTTTGATTCAACTTTTTAAAATTTTATTAGATAATGCAATTAAATATAGCAAACCAAATTCTAAAATATTTATTTTGATGGATAAAGTAAAAAATGATGCAATTATAAAAGTTCGTGATCAAGGAATGGGTATTAAGGAAGAAGAATTGAAGCATATTTTTGATCGATTTTATCGAACAGATTTGTCGCGATCAAAAGAAAAAAATAATGGCTATGGATTAGGATTATCAATTGCGATGCAGATTGTAAAATTACATAATGGAAAAATTAGCGTGGAAAGTCAGATCGAACAAGGATCCGAATTTACTGTTATCTTACCAATCTAA
- a CDS encoding HlyD family efflux transporter periplasmic adaptor subunit: protein MQKIIEFLKKRKMIVGVAIVVLAIAGYFSIKAIKGNAAGVTKYVVAKVEKGTLITSVTGSGQVSASDQVDIKPTSASEVTSVSVKKGQEVKTGDFLVQLDSQDSASAVADAEVNLENAKLELEKANQPSDELSILQAENSLEQAKQNRENASSDLTKSYTDGIGSANKVFLDLTEAMQAMNQNNLLNFNYYYDVTKSYDSGKALYYKNTAQNSYQTALKLYNETLSDLGTTSRSSSAEEMETLINNSYSASVKIAESLKNYINLIQFYKNILSSHNVSIDSAVDRQLTTFSSDVTKINNGISELSLAKQKLQSSKNAIINADSQVLEKQAALDKAKEPVDEIEIKTKQNNIKQRENALIDAQKKLADCNVKAPFDGIVATIDAKVGDSVSQNASFITLITKDRIADISLNEVDSVKVKADQKVTLTFDAISDLTLTGKIAEIDSIATTTQNVASYNAKIVFDTQDERIKPGMSVSASIITDSKADVLLVPVSAVKNSLYVEMPDEDIAPNATSQNSGIILKKELIQQQITIGLSNDSYSEITDGLKEGDIIITRTIAPTTTKATTTTSGNSLFQMGGNQKNMGGNNLRSSQMQRD from the coding sequence ATGCAAAAGATTATTGAATTTTTAAAGAAACGAAAAATGATTGTAGGAGTGGCAATTGTTGTTTTAGCAATCGCAGGTTATTTCAGCATTAAAGCTATAAAAGGCAATGCTGCTGGTGTGACAAAATATGTTGTAGCAAAAGTAGAAAAAGGCACTCTAATCACTTCAGTAACTGGTAGCGGTCAAGTTTCTGCTTCTGATCAAGTTGATATTAAACCGACATCAGCTAGTGAAGTAACAAGCGTTTCAGTTAAAAAAGGCCAGGAAGTTAAAACTGGCGATTTCTTAGTCCAATTAGATTCTCAAGATTCTGCATCTGCAGTTGCTGATGCTGAAGTAAATTTGGAAAATGCAAAATTGGAATTAGAAAAAGCAAATCAACCTTCTGATGAATTATCAATTCTACAGGCAGAAAATTCTTTGGAGCAAGCTAAACAAAATAGAGAAAATGCATCTTCTGATTTAACAAAAAGCTATACAGATGGAATTGGCAGTGCCAATAAAGTATTTTTAGATTTGACAGAAGCAATGCAAGCAATGAATCAAAATAATTTGTTGAATTTTAATTATTATTATGATGTTACGAAATCTTATGATAGTGGTAAAGCATTATATTACAAAAATACAGCGCAAAATTCTTATCAAACTGCTTTAAAATTATATAATGAAACTTTGAGCGATTTAGGTACGACAAGCAGATCTTCATCAGCAGAAGAAATGGAAACATTAATTAATAATTCATATTCAGCTAGTGTTAAAATTGCAGAATCATTAAAAAATTATATTAATTTAATACAGTTCTATAAAAATATTTTAAGCTCTCATAATGTTTCAATTGATTCAGCTGTTGATAGGCAATTAACGACTTTTTCTTCTGATGTTACAAAAATCAATAATGGCATTTCAGAACTTTCTTTAGCAAAACAAAAATTGCAATCTAGTAAAAATGCAATTATAAATGCAGACTCCCAAGTGCTTGAAAAACAAGCAGCTTTAGATAAAGCAAAAGAGCCTGTTGATGAAATAGAAATTAAGACAAAACAAAATAATATTAAGCAAAGAGAAAATGCTTTAATTGATGCGCAAAAGAAGTTAGCAGATTGCAATGTAAAAGCGCCATTCGATGGTATTGTTGCGACAATTGATGCAAAAGTTGGTGATTCTGTATCACAAAATGCATCCTTTATAACATTAATTACAAAAGATAGAATTGCTGATATCTCTTTGAATGAAGTTGATTCAGTAAAAGTGAAGGCAGATCAAAAAGTAACATTAACTTTTGATGCAATTTCTGATTTAACTTTGACTGGAAAAATAGCTGAAATTGATTCGATTGCAACGACGACTCAAAATGTTGCTAGTTATAATGCAAAGATAGTTTTTGATACACAGGACGAAAGAATTAAGCCTGGAATGAGTGTTTCTGCTTCAATAATTACAGATTCAAAAGCTGATGTATTATTAGTGCCAGTTTCAGCTGTTAAAAATTCTTTATATGTTGAAATGCCTGATGAAGACATTGCTCCAAATGCAACATCACAAAATAGCGGAATTATTTTAAAGAAAGAATTAATACAACAGCAAATTACAATTGGGCTTTCTAATGACAGCTATTCTGAAATTACAGATGGTTTGAAAGAGGGCGATATAATTATTACTCGAACAATTGCGCCAACAACTACAAAGGCAACGACGACTACTTCAGGAAATAGTTTGTTTCAAATGGGTGGAAATCAGAAAAACATGGGTGGAAATAATTTGAGAAGTTCGCAAATGCAAAGAGACTAA
- a CDS encoding ABC transporter ATP-binding protein — translation MIECKGITKIYKSGENEFKALDNVSFKINDGEYVAIVGPSGSGKSTLMHIIGALDTPTSGEYLLDDKDVSKLSDDELAEIRKNKIGFVFQSFNLLPRATVLKNVILSLIYSDKDVEKREEKAKQALLQAGMDENHFNHLSNQLSGGQMQRVAIARALVNNPSLILADEPTGNLDTKTGEIVLKTFEDLNRKEHHTIILITHEHDVAKHADRVIQIKDGKIIKDDKNIKTY, via the coding sequence ATGATAGAGTGCAAGGGTATTACGAAAATTTACAAGTCTGGCGAGAATGAATTCAAGGCATTAGACAATGTTTCATTCAAAATTAATGATGGAGAATATGTGGCAATTGTTGGCCCTTCTGGTTCTGGGAAATCAACTTTGATGCATATTATCGGTGCTTTGGATACGCCAACATCTGGAGAATATCTATTGGATGATAAGGATGTTTCGAAATTATCTGATGATGAATTGGCAGAAATTAGGAAAAATAAAATTGGTTTTGTTTTTCAATCTTTTAATTTATTGCCAAGAGCTACTGTATTAAAAAATGTAATTTTGTCATTAATTTATTCTGATAAAGATGTGGAAAAGAGAGAGGAAAAAGCCAAGCAAGCATTGTTGCAGGCTGGCATGGATGAAAATCATTTTAATCATCTTTCGAATCAACTTTCTGGTGGACAAATGCAAAGAGTAGCTATTGCAAGAGCTTTAGTTAATAATCCTTCTTTAATTTTAGCTGATGAGCCAACTGGAAATTTGGATACAAAAACTGGAGAAATAGTTTTGAAAACTTTTGAAGATTTGAATAGAAAAGAACATCATACGATAATTCTAATTACACACGAACATGATGTGGCGAAACATGCGGATAGGGTTATTCAGATTAAGGATGGAAAAATTATTAAGGATGATAAAAATATAAAAACTTATTAA
- a CDS encoding ABC transporter permease encodes MRIADLFQETYQALIANKVRSGLTILGIVIGIGSVIAMIAIGQGSQKMIQSNIESLGSNLILVMPGMQRTAGVSQGRGSSQTLTLEDADRIVSEINNVKGVAPELSSRYQAVASGNNTNTSVVGTVASYPTIRNLTIDQGSFISDQQVASMSKVAVIGPTTRDDLFGENADCLGKIVRINGINFTIIGVTKSKGSSGMTNQDDMIFVPIKTAQQFLAGSNFVSTISVQAENQNSMAQVQEEASSLLLERHNISDPTLADFSIMNQSDIVATASSVTNTFTVLLGSVAAISLVVGGIGIMNMMLTTVTERTREIGLRKAVGAKKADINLQFLTESIMLTFIGGVLGVLLGWLISLAVQKFGGITTNISLTSVLLAFGVSALIGIVFGYYPARRAASLNPIEALRYE; translated from the coding sequence ATGAGAATAGCTGATTTATTTCAAGAAACTTATCAAGCGTTAATTGCTAATAAAGTTAGATCAGGTTTGACTATACTAGGCATTGTTATTGGTATTGGCTCGGTAATTGCGATGATTGCGATTGGCCAAGGCTCTCAAAAAATGATTCAGTCGAATATTGAATCATTAGGATCAAATTTGATTTTGGTAATGCCAGGAATGCAAAGGACAGCTGGAGTTAGCCAAGGTAGAGGCTCTTCACAGACTTTGACGCTTGAAGATGCTGATAGAATAGTTTCTGAGATAAATAACGTGAAAGGAGTTGCGCCGGAATTATCTTCTAGATATCAGGCAGTTGCTTCAGGTAATAATACAAACACTTCGGTTGTAGGAACTGTTGCTTCATATCCAACTATTAGAAATTTAACTATTGATCAAGGATCTTTTATATCAGATCAACAAGTTGCTAGTATGTCAAAAGTGGCAGTAATTGGTCCAACAACTCGTGATGATTTGTTTGGAGAAAATGCAGATTGCTTAGGAAAGATTGTTAGAATTAATGGTATAAATTTTACAATTATAGGCGTGACGAAATCGAAAGGCAGTTCTGGCATGACGAATCAAGATGATATGATTTTTGTGCCTATAAAAACTGCTCAACAATTTTTAGCTGGTAGTAATTTTGTTAGTACTATTTCTGTCCAAGCAGAAAACCAAAATTCAATGGCTCAAGTTCAAGAAGAGGCAAGTAGCTTGCTTTTAGAAAGACATAATATCTCTGATCCAACCTTAGCTGATTTTAGTATTATGAATCAATCTGATATTGTGGCAACTGCTTCTTCGGTAACAAATACATTTACTGTTTTGCTTGGATCTGTAGCTGCGATATCTCTTGTTGTTGGCGGTATCGGTATTATGAATATGATGTTAACTACTGTAACTGAAAGAACTCGCGAGATTGGTTTGCGAAAAGCAGTTGGCGCAAAAAAAGCAGATATTAATTTACAGTTTTTGACTGAATCAATAATGCTGACATTTATCGGCGGAGTTTTGGGAGTTCTATTGGGCTGGTTGATTTCGTTAGCAGTACAAAAATTTGGTGGAATTACAACAAATATTTCTTTAACTTCTGTCTTATTAGCCTTTGGTGTTTCAGCTTTGATTGGAATTGTCTTTGGATATTATCCTGCACGAAGAGCGGCAAGTTTGAATCCAATTGAGGCGTTAAGATACGAATAA